From a single Mobula birostris isolate sMobBir1 chromosome 13, sMobBir1.hap1, whole genome shotgun sequence genomic region:
- the LOC140206855 gene encoding uncharacterized protein, whose product MAHQQVHTRERPFTCSDCGRGFTLSSHLLTHQRVHTGEKLFTCSVCGRGFTQSSHLLAHQSVHTGEWPFTCPECGKGFTRLSHLQIHQRGHTGEKPFTCSECGKGFTRSSILQSHQRVHTGEKPFTCSVCGKGFTRSSNLQSHQQIHTGEKPFACSVCGKGFTLSSTLQSHQQVHTGERLFTCSECGKGFTQSSHLHIHQRGHTGEKPFTCSDCGKGFTRSSILQRHQRVHTGEKPFTCSVCGKGFTWSSTLQSHQQIHTGKKPFTCSVCGKGFTLSSILQSHQRVHTGEKPFTCSECGNGFTRSSTLQSHQRVHTGEKPFTCSVCGKGFTRSSDLQNHQRVHTGEKPFTCSFCGKGFTRSSTLQSHQRVHTGEKLFTCSVCGKGFVLSSTLQSHQRVHTGERLFTCSDCGKGFARSSHLLAHQSVHTGEWSFTCSECGKGFTWSSGLLKHQRVHNGEKPFTCSECGKRFTQSSNLQRHQQVHTGEKLFTCLECGKGFTESSQLLAHQSVHNGKRPLL is encoded by the coding sequence atggcacaccagcaagttcatactagggagcggccattcacctgctcggactgtgggaggggattcactttgtcatctcacttactgacacaccagcgagttcacactggggagaagctgttcacctgctcagtctgtgggagaggattcactcagtcatcccacttactggcacaccagtcagttcacaccggggagtggccattcacctgtccagaatgtgggaagggattcactcggttatcccacctacagattcatcagcgaggtcacactggggagaagccattcacctgctcagaatgtgggaagggattcactcggtcatccatcctacagagtcatcagcgagttcacactggggagaagccgttcacctgctcagtctgtgggaagggattcactcggtcatccaacctacagagtcaccagcaaattcacactggggagaagccatttgcctgctcagtctgtgggaagggatttacactgtcatccaccctacagagtcatcagcaagttcacactggggagaggctgttcacctgctctgaatgtgggaagggattcactcagtcatcccacctacataTTCATCAGCGaggtcacactggggagaagccgttcacctgctcggactgtgggaagggattcactcggtcatccatcctacagagacaccagcgagttcacactggggagaagccattcacctgctcagtctgtgggaagggattcacttggtcatccaccctacagagtcaccagcaaattcacactgggaagaagccgttcacctgctcagtctgtgggaagggatttacactGTCATCcatcctacagagtcatcagcgagttcacactggggagaagccattcacctgctcagaatgtgggaatggattcactcggtcatccaccctacagagtcatcagcgagttcacactggggagaagccgttcacctgctcagtctgtgggaagggattcactcggtcatccgacctacagaatcatcagcgagttcacactggggagaagccgtttacctgctcattctgtgggaagggattcactcggtcatccaccctacagagtcaccagcgagttcacactggagagaagctattcacctgctcagtctgtgggaagggatttgtactgtcatccaccctacagagtcatcagcgagttcacacaggggagaggctgttcacctgctcagactgtgggaagggattcgctcggtcatcccacctactggcacaccagtcagttcacactggggagtggtcgttcacctgctcagaatgtgggaagggatttacttggTCATCTGGTCTCTtgaaacaccagcgagttcacaatggggagaagccattcacctgctcagaatgtgggaagagattcactcagtcatccaacctacagagacatcagcaagttcacactggggagaaactgttcacctgcttagaatgtgggaagggattcactgaatcatcccaactactggcacaccagtcagttcacaatgggaAGAGGCCGTTGTTATGA